The nucleotide sequence CTGGCCGCGGCCGCGCCGCTCGGCGCGGACCGCCAGGTGGTCGTGGTCGGCCACGGCGCCGACCAGGTGCGCGCGCACCTGGCCGAGATCGCCCCGGCGGCCACGCCGGTGCTCCAGGAGCGGCAGCTCGGCACCGGGCACGCGGTCCGGATCGCGCTGGACGCCGTTCCGGAGGCCACCGGCACCGTCGTGGTGATCAACGGGGATGTGCCGCTGCTGCGGCCGGAGACCGTGGTGGCCCTGGTCGAGGCGCACGAGGGCGCCGGCGCGGCGGCGACCGTGCTGGCCGCCGAGGTGCCCGACCCGACCGGGCTGGGCCGGATCGTCCGGGACGTCGAGGGGCGGCTCGCGCAGATCGTCGAGGAGCGCGACGCCACCCCGGAGCAGCGCGCGCTGCGGGAGATCAACGCGGGCATCTACGCGTTCGACGTGGCGCGGCTGCGGGACGCGCTGGGCAAGCTCTCCACCGACAACGAGCAGGGCGAGGAGTACCTCACCGACGTGTTCGGCCTGCTGCGGGACGCGGGGGAGCCGGTGGCGGTGCACTGCGCCGCCGACCACGTGGAGACGCTGGGCTGCAACGACCGGGTCGAGCTGGCCGCGCTGCGCCGGCTGCTGCGGGACCGGGTGAACGAGGGCTGGATGCGCACCGGGGTGAGCATCCTCGACCCGCACACCACCTGGATCGACGTGACGGTGACCGTCGAGCGGGACGCGGTGATCGACCAGAACACGCAGCTGCAGGGCGCGACGGTGGTCGGCGCGGGCGCCGTGGTGGGGCCGGACACGACGCTGGTGGACACCACGGTCGGCGCGGGCGCGAGCGTGGTGCGCAGCCACGCGGTGGGCGCCGAGGTGGGGCCGGAGGCCAGCGTGGGGCCGTACGCGTACCTGCGGCCGGAGTCGCGGCTGGGCCGCAAGGCGAAGGTCGGCACGTTCGTGGAGACGAAGAAGGCGGCCATCGGCGAGGGTTCGAAGGTGCCGCACCTGTCGTACGTGGGTGACGCGACGATCGGGGAGCACAGCAACATCGGCGCGGCGACGGTGTTCGTCAACTACGACGGGGTGCGCAAGCACCACACGACGATCGGCAGCCACGCGCGCACCGGGGCGGACAACATGTTCGTGGCGCCGGTGCGGGTGGGTGACGGCGCGTACACGGCGGCGGGCTCGGTGATCATCTCGGACGTGCCGGCCGGGGCCATGGCGGTGGCGCGGGGTCAGCAGCGCAACGTCGAGGGCTGGGTGCTGCGCAAGCGGTCCGGCACGGCGGCCGCGGAGGCGGCGCAGCGGGCCCGCGAGGGTGCGTCGGACGCCGCCCCGGCCGCAAGTGAAGGTGACTGAATCCACGGGGGACCGGAGACCGTGGGAGGACCGGTGAACACGGGGGATACTGCAACCGAATAGTCCCCGGCTCACCGCCGCCGGGAACCACCGACATACGGGAGCAGACGGGCCCATGGGCAGCATCGTCGCCGAAAACCGCAAGAGCCTGATGCTCTTCTCCGGACGGGGTTTTCCGGAGCTGGCCAAGGAGATCGGTGAGGTGCTCGGCGTCGCGCCGACGCCCTCCGACTCGTACGATTTCGCCAACGGTGAGATCTTCGTACGTTTCAAGGATTCGGTGCGCGGTTCGGACGCCTTCGTGGTGCAGTCCGTGACGCACGGGGTCAACACCTGGGTCATGGAGACCCTGATCATGGTCGACGCGCTGAAGCGTGGTTCGGCCAAGCGGATCACGGTGGTCCTGCCCTTCTACCCCTACTCGCGGCAGGACAAGAAGCACCGCGGCCGGGAGCCGATCTCGGCCCGGCTGGTGGCCGACCTGCTGAAGACGGCGGGCGCGAACCGGATCCTGACCGTCGACCTGCACACGGCGCAGATCCAGGGCTTCTTCGACGGCCCGGTGGATCACCTGTTCGCCATGGACGTGCTGGCCGAGTACGTGGAGCACCGGTACGCGGGCCGGCCCATGACGGTGGTGGCTCCGGACTCGGGCCGGGTGCGGGTGGCGGAGCGGTGGACGGACCGGCTGGGTGGCTGCCCGCTGGCGTTCATCCACAAGACCCGGGATCCGCTGAAGCCGAACCAGGTGGTGGCGAACCGGGTGGTCGGTGAGGTCGAGGGCCGGGTCTGCCTGATCGTCGACGACATGATCGACACCGGTGGCACGATCACCAAGGCGGCCGACATCCTGAAGGAGTCGGGCGCGGCGGAGATCGTGGTGGCCTCCACCCACGCGCTGCTGTCGGACCCGGCGACCGAGCGGTTGAAGAACAGCCCGATCAGCGAGGTCGTGGTGACGAACACGCTGCCGCTGCCGCCGGAGAAGCAGCTGGACAAGCTGACCGTGCTGTCGATCGCCCCGCTGCTGGCCCGGGCGATCCGGGAGGTCTTCGACGACGGCTCGGTGACCACCCTCTTCGGTGGCCTGAGCTGAGGTCGGCGCCCCGCCGGCGGCGTCCTTCGCGGGTCGTCGCCGGTCGGGGAAGCCGGTCGGGAAGTGGCCGGCACGGTGTCGCCGGCGGTGATATGGGGACTGCCGGATAGCTCGGAAATCCCTCGGGTAGACTGGTGCGGTTGCCACGGCGAGGGTGCCCGGCGGGCTGCTGAAAAGCACCGCACGGAGGCGCCGTCATCGACGCGGTGCTCCGGGCGGTCGTTCATGACCTTGAGCCCCAGCGAGCCCCTCGCCCCAGCACCGCCAGACGACAAGCCGCCGCAGCGAAAAGCATCAGGAGTTTCCCCGTGTCCGAGGTAAAGATCAGCGCCGAGCCCCGTACCGAGTTCGGCAAGGGTGGTGCCCGTCGTACCCGCCGGGCCGGCAAGGTGCCCGCCGTGCTGTACGGCCACGGCGAGAAGCCCAAGCACATCGCGCTCCCGGCGCGTGAGTTCGCCGCCGCGATCCGCAAGGGCGGTGCGAACCAGCTCTTCGCGATCGAGGTCAGCGACGGCACCCAGGTGCTGGCGCTGCCGAAGGCGATCCAGCGTGACCCGATCAAGGACACCTTCGAGCACGTGGACCTGCTGCTGGTCCGCCGGGGCGAGAAGGTCACCGTCGAGGTCCCGGTCCAGCTGACCGGTGAGGCCGCGAAGGACACCCTGATCGTCCACGACCACGACACCCTCGCGGTGACCGCCGACGCCACCAAGGTGCCGGACCACCTGGAGGCCTCGATCGAGGGCGCCGAGGCCGGCACCCAGATCACCGCCGCCGACGTCGAGCTGCCGGCCGGCGTCGAGCTGGCCGCCGACGGCGAGCTGCCGGTCGCCTCGGTGACCGCCGCCCCGACCGCCGAGCAGCTCGAGGCCACGCTCCCCGAGGTCGAGGTCGCCGAGGAGGAGGCCGAGGCCGAGGTCGGCGAGGAGACCGCCGAGGCTCCGGAGGGCACTCCGGCCGAGGGCGAGCCCGCTGCCGAGGAGCCGAAGACCGAGGCCTGATCGGCCCGCAGGCTGTGCGACAGGCGTCCCCGGTTCCCGGGGGCGCCTGTCGGCGTATCGGAGTCGGGCCGGTGGGCGGCAGAGCGGAAAGGGACGTGGCGTGACGGACGAGGCGGGGCCGTGGCTGGTGGTCGGCCTGGGCAACCCCGGTCGGGAGTACGCGGGCAACCGGCACAACGTCGGCTTCATGGTGGCCGAGCTGCTGGCCGGTCGGCTGGGCGGCAAGTTCGGCCGGCACAAGCGGGCGGTGGCCGAGGTGGCCGAGGGGCGGCTGGGTTTCGGCGGCCCGAAGCTGGTGCTGGTGAAGCCGCTGACCTACATGAACCTCTCCGGTGGCCCGGTGGCCGGGCTGGCGCAGTTCCACAAGATCCCGCCGGAGCGGGTGATCGCGGTGCACGACGAGCTGGACATCCCGTACGGCCAGCTGCGGGTGAAGTGCGGCGGTGGCGAGGGTGGCCACAACGGGCTGCGGTCGATGTCGAAGTCGCTGGGCACCAAGGACTACGTGCGGGTGCGGTTCGGCATCGGCCGGCCGCCGGGCCGGCAGGACCCGGCCGACTACGTGCTGTCGGACTTCTCCCCGGCCGAGCGCAAGGAGCTGGAGTTCCTGGTGGACCGGGCGGCGGACGTGGTGGAGTCGGTGGTCACCAAGGGCGTGGAGCCGACGCAGAACCTCTACCACGGCGCCTGAGGCGCTGGGCGGGGCATCCGGGCTGGTCGGGCCCGTGCCGGTAGTCTGCGACCTTCTGACGTGCGACGGCGGGCGACGGGAGCGGGAACATCATGGGCAGTCCTCCGATGATCGACGGCGCGTTCGCCCGGTGGCTGGCGGCGCGGGCCGGGCAGGCGCTGATGGGCCTGCGCGCGGAGCTGGGCTTCGCCGACGCGGGGGCGCTGAAGTCGGCCGGTGACAAGGTCTCGCACGACCTGATCCGCACCGAGCTGGCGAAGTGGCGGCCGGCGGACGCGGTGCTGTCGGAGGAGGACGAGGGTTCCCGGCTGGCGTGGACGGCCGAGGTGAGCAGCGACGCGGTGTCCCGGCTGAACGCCGACCGGGTGTGGATCATCGACCCGCTGGACGGCACCCGGGAGTTCGCCGAGGAGGGCCGCTCGGACTGGGCCGTGCACGTGGCGCTCTGGTCGCGCAGCGCGCCGACGCCGCACGGTCTGGTCGCGGGCGCGGTGGGGCTGCCGGCGCAGCACCGGGTGCTGGGCACGGACTACCCGCCGGCGTACCCGCCGATGACCCTGGAGGCCGCCACGGCGGGCGGCCGGACCATCCGGTTGGCGGCCAGCCGCAGCCGTCCGCCGGTTTTCCTGACCGATCTGGCAGAGGACATCGGCGCGCATCTGGTTCCGATGGGCTCGGCGGGGGCGAAGATCGCCGCTGTGGTCACCGGCGAGGTCGACGCGTACATCCACGCGGGCGGTCAGTACGAGTGGGATTCGGCCGCTCCGGTCGCTGTGGCGACGGCCACCGGCCTGCACGCTTCCCGGATCGACGGATCTGCGCTGAAATACAACGAGGCCGACCCACGCCTGCCCGACCTGCTGGTCTGCCGCAAGGATCTCGCCAGCCGGTTGCTTGCAGCGCTGCAGAGGCATTCCGGGTAGCCTGAGCGTTCTTCTTCACGAGTCCGACCGGAAAGGTCTGGAATCCCGATGTGCGGATCCGAGCGAATCGAGTTCGTGTCATGACGGCCCCCGCCGCGTACCAGGTGTCGCATCTGGACGCGCTCGAGGCGGAGAGCATCTTCGTGATGCGCGAGGTCGTCGCCGAGATGGAGCGGCCCGTGCTGCTGTTCTCCGGCGGCAAGGACTCGATCGTGATGCTCCGGTTGGCCCAGAAGGCGTTCGCCCCGGCCAACATCCCCTTCCCGGTGATGCACGTCGACACCGGGCACAACTTCCCCGAGGTTCTCGAATACCGGGACCAGCGCGTCGCCGAGCTGGGTCTCCAGCTCATCGTGGCCAGCGTGCCGGAGGCTCTGAGCAAGGGGCTGGTACGCGAGTCGGCCGACGGCATGCGCAACCGGATCCAGACCCCGGTGCTGCTCGACGCGGTGGAGAAGCACCGCTTCGACGCGCTGTTCGGCGGCGCCCGCCGGGACGAGGAGAAGGCCCGGGCCAAGGAGCGGGTGTTCAGCTTCCGCGACGAGTTCGGCCAGTGGGACCCGAAGAACCAGCGCCCCGAGCTGTGGGCGCTCTACAACGGCCGGCACCACCCGGGCGAGTCGATCCGGGTGTTCCCGCTGTCCAACTGGACCGAGCTGGACGTCTGGCACTACATCGCCCGGGAGCGGATCCCGCTGCCGTCGATCTACTACGCGCACCAGCGCGAGGTGATCGAGCGCGACGGCATGCTCTACGCGGTCAACGAGTTCTTCCGCGCCCGCGCCGGTGAGCAGGCGTTCAAGGCCCAGGTGCGGTACCGGACCGTGGGTGACGCCTCCTGCACCGCGGCGGTCCGTTCGGACGCCGACACGGTGGAGAAGGTGATCGAGGAGGTGGCCGCCACCCGGATCACCGAGCGCGGCGCGACCCGCGGCGACGACCGGGTCAGCGAGGCCGCCATGGAGGACCGCAAGCGGGAGGGCTACTTCTGATGAGCGTCGAGACTGTTGCGCCGGCCGAGGCCGACGCGTCGGCCCGGCCGATGGACCTGCTGCGGTTCGCCACCGCGGGCAGCGTGGACGACGGCAAGTCGACCTTGATCGGCCGGCTGCTGTACGACACGAAGTCGCTGTTCACCGACCAGCTGGCCGCGGTCGAGGCGGTCAGCGCGGCGCGGGGCGACGAGTACACCAACCTGGCGCTGCTCACCGACGGCCTGCGCGCCGAGCGGGAGCAGGGCATCACCATCGACGTGGCCTACCGCTACTTCGCCACGCCGCGGCGGAAGTTCATCATCGCCGACACCCCGGGGCACATCCAGTACACCCGGAACATGGTCACCGGCGCCTCCACGGCCGACCTGGCGCTGATCCTGGTCGACGCCCGCAAGGGCCTGGTGGAGCAGTCCCGCCGGCACGCGTTCCTCTGCTCGCTGCTGCGGGTGCCGCACCTGGTCCTGTGCGTCAACAAGATGGACCTGGTGGACTGGTCGCAGGAGGTGTTCGAGCAGATCGCCGACGAGTTCACGGCGTTCGCCGCGAAGCTCGACGTGCCGGACCTGACCGTGGTGCCGATCTCCGCGCTCCAGGGCGACAACATCGTCACCCGCTCGGAGAACATGCCCTGGTACGAGGGCCCGTCGCTGCTGCACCACCTGGAGCGGGTGCACATCGCCTCGGACCGCAACCTCGTCGACGTCCGCTTCCCGGTGCAGTACGTGATCCGGCCGCAGTCGACGACGGTCACCGACTACCGGGGCTACGCGGGTCAGGTGGCGTCGGGCGTGCTCAAGGCCGGCGACGAGGTGATGGTGCTGCCCTCGGGCTTCACCAGCCGGATCGCCAGCGTCGAGACCGCCGACGGCCCGGTCGACGAGGCGTTCCCGCCCATGTCGGTGACCGTCCGGCTGACCGACGAGATCGACATCTCGCGCGGCGACCTGATCTGCCGGCCCAACAACGCCCCGAGCGTCGCGCAGGACATCGAGGCGATGATCTGCTGGATGGACGAGACCCGCCCGCTGCAGGTCGGCGGCAAGTACGCCATCAAGCACACCACCCGCTCGGCGCGGGCGATCGTGCGCGGGCTGCACTACCGGCTGGACATCAACTCGCTGCACCGCGACGAGACGGCCGGCGAGCTGAAGCTCAACGAGATCGGCCGGGTGCGGCTGCGGACGACCGTGCCGTTGCTGGCCGACGAGTACCGGCGCAACCGCACCACGGGCGGGTTCGTCATCATCGACGAGACCACCAACCGCACCGTGGGCGCCGGCATGATCGTCGAGGCCGGCTGACGCGGAAAGCACGTGCGAAGGCCCCCGGTCCACCGACCGGGGGCCTTTTTCCGTTCCGGTCAGTCGAGGCGGGTCGCGCCGGGGGACGGGAGGACGGTGAGGGTGCCGGGCGCGGCGAAGCCGCGGTCGGCGTACGCGGCCGTCACGGCGGCCGCCACGGCGTCGGCGGCGTCCGCGTCGACCAGCGCGAGCACGCAGCCGCCGAAGCCGCCGCCGGTCATCCGCGCCCCGTACGCGCCGGCGGCCAGGGCCGCCTCGACCGCGGTGTCGATCTCCGGCACGGTGATCTCGAAGTCGTCCCGCATCGAGACGTGAGAGGCGGTCAGCAGCGGGCCGATGTCGCGGACCCGGCCGGCGCGCAGCAGCTCGACCGTGTCGAGCACCCGCTGGTCCTCGGTGACCACGTGCCGGACCCGGCGGCGGGTCTCGTCGTCGTCGAGGCGGGCCAGCGCGGCGTCCAGGTCGGCGGCGGCGACGTCGCGCAGGGCGGCCACCCCGAGCGCCTTGGCGGCCCGCTCGCAGGACTTGCGGCGGGCGGCGTACTCGCCGTCGGCGTGCCGGTGCGGCGCCCGGCTGTCGACGACCAGCACGGCGAGCCCGGCGGCGTCCAGGTCGAACGGGATCTGCTCGACCTCCTCGGTGCGGCAGTCGAGGAAGAGGGCGTGCCCGGACCGGCCGCGGATCACCGCGGACTGGTCCATGATGCCGGTGGGCGCGCCGACGTAGTCGTTCTCGGCCCGCTGGGCGAGCCGCGGCCAGCGCTCGGTGGGCAGGTCCAGCCCGCCCAGCTCGACCAGGGCGGCGAGCACCGCCGCCTCGATGGCCGCCGACGAGGAGAGCCCGGAGCCGACCGGCACGTCGGAGGCGATGGCCAGCCGCGCGCCGGGGACGTCGTGGCCGGCGGCGCGCAGGGCCCAGACCACCCCGGCCACGTACGCGGCCCAGCCGTCGACGCCGCCGGGCTCGTCGGCCTCGGCCGGCCCGAACTCCACGGGCTCGTCGTCCAGCTCCGACCAGACGGACCAGCGCCCGCCGCCGGCGGCCGCCGCGGCGACGACGGTACGCAGCGGCAGCGCGAACGGCAGCACGAAGCCGTCGTTGTAGTCGGTGTGCTCGCCGATCAGGTTGACCCGGCCGGGAGCCGCCCAGCGGCCCGCCGGCTCGGCGCCGTACCGCTGCCGGAAGCCGGCGGTGGCGCGGGCCGCGACGTCGCTCATCGCTGTTCCAGGATGTGCGTGCGGTAGAACTCCCAGGCGTCGCCCACCATGTCCTGGAGGGTGGGCTTCTGCGGCACCCAGCCCAGCTCGGCGCGGGCCAGGGCGGAGGAGGCGACCAGTTCGGCCGGGTCGCCCTCACGGCGCGGGGCCACCTCGACCGGCACCGGGTGCCCGGTGACCTCCCGGACCACCTCGATGACCTGGCGGTTGGTGAAGCCGTTGCCGTTGCCCAGGTTGTAGATGCGGTGCCGGCCGGCGGTGGCGGCGTCGAGGGCCAGCAGGTGCGCGCGGGCCAGGTCCTCGACGTGGATGTAGTCGCGGACGCAGGTGCCGTCGACGGTGGGGTAGTCGTCGCCGAAGAGCTGGAACTTGTCGCGCCGGCCGGCGGCCACCTCCAGGGCGAGCGGGATGAGGTGGGTCTCCGGGTCGTGCCGTTCGCCGATGCTCCGCCCGTCGTGCCGGTAGGCCCCGGCCACGTTGAAGTAGCGCAGCGAGACGGCGGCCAGGTCGTGCGCGACCGCCTCGGAGGTGAGCGCCATGTCGACGGCCAGCTTGGTCGCCCCGTAGGTGTTGGTGGGGGCCTTGACGGCGGTCTCCGGGATGGGCAGCTCGGTGGGGTTGCCGTAGACGGCGGCGGTGGAGGAGAAGACCAGCCGGGGCACCCGGGCCGCGCGGACCGCGTCGATGAGGGCGAGCGAGCCGACGGTGTTGGTGTGCCAGTAGAGCTCCGGCTTGACCATCGACTCGCCGGCGGCGATCAGGGCGGCGAAGTGCAGCACGCCGTCGAAGCCGGCGTCGGGGGTGAGCACCCGGGCGGCCTCGTGGATCGGCAGGTCGACGTGGGTCGCCTCGGGGGCGAGCGCTTCCCGGTGGCCGGTGCGCAGGTCGTCCAGGACGGTCACCTCGTGACCGTGGTCGAGCAGCATCCGGGTCACCACGCTGCCGATGAAACCGGCGCCGCCGGTGACGAGCAGTTTCACGTCGCTCCTCCTGCCTGGGCCGCGTGCCGCGGCGGCCGTCGGTGATCACCCTACGGCCGCGGGCTGTGTCGCGGCTGCGAGTGGGGCCGTCTCCTATTCCACCACAATCCCTCATGATTGAACAGATCCGAACATCGCCCGGAGCGTCCGGCGACCGCTGTCTACCATCCTTGTCATGCGGGAGGGAGGTGGTCCCGGGCCCCGGCGACGTCCGCCGGGGCGGCCCAGACGCGTACCGGGACCCGTGGCCCGGACCGTGGCCCGGCTCGTGGTGCGCGCCGCCGACGGCGCCACCCGCCTGGTCACCGACCTGCTCGGGGCCAGCCCGACCGCCGGCCGGGAGCAGATCAGCGAGGCCGAGCTGCGCGACCTGGTCGCCGCCAGCACGGTGCTCGACCCCGACGAGCGGCGGATTATCGACGAGGTGCTGGTGGCGGGGGCGCGGCTGATCCGCGAGGTGATGGTGCCGCGCACGGAGGTGGTCTTCCTCGCCACCGGGCTCACCGTGGCGGAGGCCGAGCGGCTGGTCCGCGCCGAGCCGCACACCCGCTACCCGGTGGTCGACGGCACCCACGACGACGTGGTCGGCTTCGTCCATCTGCGGGACGTGCTGCTACGCCCCGAGCGGGACCCGCGCGCCACGGTCGGCGAGCTGACCCGCGAGGTGAAACGGCTGCCCGGCAGCAAACGGGTGCTGGCCGCGCTCACCGAGATGCGCCGCGAGGGCCACCACCTGGCCGTGGTGATCGACGAGTACGGCGGCACCGCCGGCATCGTCACCTGCGAGGACCTGGTCGAGGAGCTGGTCGGGGAGATCCACGACGAGGACGCGGCCCCGGCCGACCCGGCCCTCGCCGGGCTGCCCGCCGTGGTCGACGGCCGGCTCAACCTGGCCGACTTCGCCGAGCGCACCGGGGTGCCGCTGCCCGCCGGGCCGTACGAGACGGTCGGCGGTTTCGTGATGGCCGCCCTCGGCCGCCTGCCGGTCACCGGCGACGAGGTGCCGGTGGCCGTCGACCCGGACGACGCCGGCGGGCCCGCCCCGGACGACCCGCCCGGCGGCTGGCTGCTGCGGGTGGTGGCCCTCGACGGGCGGCGGGTGTCCCGCCTCGCCGTCTCCACGGCCCGCCTGCCCGAGCCGCGGCGCGAGGTCACGGCCGCGCTCCCGCCCGTGTCCACCCGACCCACCGGCCCGTCATGACGGCCGCCGGGGCTTGCTGACAGAATTGCCGCCATGTCCGACGTACCCGCCCGCCCGCGCGTCTTCTCCGGCATCCAGCCGACGGCCGACTCGTTCCACCTCGGCAACTACCTGGGCGCGGTACGGCACTGGGTGGCCCTGCAGGAGAGCCACGACGCGTTCTACTGCGTGGTGGACCTGCACGCCATCACCGCCGGGCACGACCCGAAGGTGCTCAAGCAGCGCACCCGGATCGCCGCCGCGCAGCTCTTCGCGGTCGGCCTCGACCCGGAGCGCAGCACCCTGTTCGTCCAGTCGCAGGTGCCCGAGCACCCGCAGCTGGCCTGGGTGCTCGGCTGCATCACCGGCTTCGGCGAGGCCAGCCGGATGACGCAGTTCAAGGACAAGTCGCAGAAGCAGGGCAGCGAGCGGGCCAGCGTCGGCCTGTTCACCTACCCGATCCTGCAGGCCGCCGACATCCTGCTCTACCAGGCGCACGCGGTGCCGGTCGGCGAGGACCAGCGGCAGCACCTGGAGCTGTCCCGCGACCTGGCCCAGCGGTTCAACTCGCTGTTCGGCCCGACCTTCACGGTGCCCGCTCCGCACATCGTCAAGGACACCGCGAAGATCACCGACCTGCAGGACCCGACGGCCAAGATGTCGAAGTCGTCCTCCTCGCCGGCCGGCATCATCGACCTGCTGGAGGAGCCGGCCCGCTCGGCCAAGAAGATCCGCTCGGCGGTCACCGACACCGGGCGGGAGATCGTCTTCGACGCCGAGGGCAAGCCCGGCATCGCCAACCTGCTGACCATCTACTCGGCGCTCTCCGGTCGCGGCATCGACGACCTGGTCGCCGCGTACGACGGCAAGGGCTACGGCGACCTGAAGAAGGACCTCGCCGAGGTGGTCCGGGAGTTCGTCACCCCGATCCAGGAGCGCACCCGCGCCTACCTGGACGACCCGGCGCAGCTCGACAAGCTGCTCGCGCAGGGCGCCGAGAAGGCCCGCGCGGTCGCCGCCCCGACGCTGCGCACCGTGTACGAGCGGATCGGCTTCTTCCCGCCGGTCCGGTTCGAGTAGCGGCCCGGGCACGGCGGGAACGGGTGGCGCAGTCGGTGGCCGGAGGGATGGCGCACAGCGTGGATGGCAGGGA is from Micromonospora terminaliae and encodes:
- a CDS encoding ribose-phosphate diphosphokinase, which codes for MGSIVAENRKSLMLFSGRGFPELAKEIGEVLGVAPTPSDSYDFANGEIFVRFKDSVRGSDAFVVQSVTHGVNTWVMETLIMVDALKRGSAKRITVVLPFYPYSRQDKKHRGREPISARLVADLLKTAGANRILTVDLHTAQIQGFFDGPVDHLFAMDVLAEYVEHRYAGRPMTVVAPDSGRVRVAERWTDRLGGCPLAFIHKTRDPLKPNQVVANRVVGEVEGRVCLIVDDMIDTGGTITKAADILKESGAAEIVVASTHALLSDPATERLKNSPISEVVVTNTLPLPPEKQLDKLTVLSIAPLLARAIREVFDDGSVTTLFGGLS
- a CDS encoding 50S ribosomal protein L25/general stress protein Ctc; translated protein: MSEVKISAEPRTEFGKGGARRTRRAGKVPAVLYGHGEKPKHIALPAREFAAAIRKGGANQLFAIEVSDGTQVLALPKAIQRDPIKDTFEHVDLLLVRRGEKVTVEVPVQLTGEAAKDTLIVHDHDTLAVTADATKVPDHLEASIEGAEAGTQITAADVELPAGVELAADGELPVASVTAAPTAEQLEATLPEVEVAEEEAEAEVGEETAEAPEGTPAEGEPAAEEPKTEA
- the pth gene encoding aminoacyl-tRNA hydrolase, with product MTDEAGPWLVVGLGNPGREYAGNRHNVGFMVAELLAGRLGGKFGRHKRAVAEVAEGRLGFGGPKLVLVKPLTYMNLSGGPVAGLAQFHKIPPERVIAVHDELDIPYGQLRVKCGGGEGGHNGLRSMSKSLGTKDYVRVRFGIGRPPGRQDPADYVLSDFSPAERKELEFLVDRAADVVESVVTKGVEPTQNLYHGA
- a CDS encoding inositol monophosphatase family protein, which gives rise to MGSPPMIDGAFARWLAARAGQALMGLRAELGFADAGALKSAGDKVSHDLIRTELAKWRPADAVLSEEDEGSRLAWTAEVSSDAVSRLNADRVWIIDPLDGTREFAEEGRSDWAVHVALWSRSAPTPHGLVAGAVGLPAQHRVLGTDYPPAYPPMTLEAATAGGRTIRLAASRSRPPVFLTDLAEDIGAHLVPMGSAGAKIAAVVTGEVDAYIHAGGQYEWDSAAPVAVATATGLHASRIDGSALKYNEADPRLPDLLVCRKDLASRLLAALQRHSG
- the cysD gene encoding sulfate adenylyltransferase subunit CysD: MTAPAAYQVSHLDALEAESIFVMREVVAEMERPVLLFSGGKDSIVMLRLAQKAFAPANIPFPVMHVDTGHNFPEVLEYRDQRVAELGLQLIVASVPEALSKGLVRESADGMRNRIQTPVLLDAVEKHRFDALFGGARRDEEKARAKERVFSFRDEFGQWDPKNQRPELWALYNGRHHPGESIRVFPLSNWTELDVWHYIARERIPLPSIYYAHQREVIERDGMLYAVNEFFRARAGEQAFKAQVRYRTVGDASCTAAVRSDADTVEKVIEEVAATRITERGATRGDDRVSEAAMEDRKREGYF
- the cysN gene encoding sulfate adenylyltransferase subunit CysN, with amino-acid sequence MSVETVAPAEADASARPMDLLRFATAGSVDDGKSTLIGRLLYDTKSLFTDQLAAVEAVSAARGDEYTNLALLTDGLRAEREQGITIDVAYRYFATPRRKFIIADTPGHIQYTRNMVTGASTADLALILVDARKGLVEQSRRHAFLCSLLRVPHLVLCVNKMDLVDWSQEVFEQIADEFTAFAAKLDVPDLTVVPISALQGDNIVTRSENMPWYEGPSLLHHLERVHIASDRNLVDVRFPVQYVIRPQSTTVTDYRGYAGQVASGVLKAGDEVMVLPSGFTSRIASVETADGPVDEAFPPMSVTVRLTDEIDISRGDLICRPNNAPSVAQDIEAMICWMDETRPLQVGGKYAIKHTTRSARAIVRGLHYRLDINSLHRDETAGELKLNEIGRVRLRTTVPLLADEYRRNRTTGGFVIIDETTNRTVGAGMIVEAG
- the galK gene encoding galactokinase, which translates into the protein MSDVAARATAGFRQRYGAEPAGRWAAPGRVNLIGEHTDYNDGFVLPFALPLRTVVAAAAAGGGRWSVWSELDDEPVEFGPAEADEPGGVDGWAAYVAGVVWALRAAGHDVPGARLAIASDVPVGSGLSSSAAIEAAVLAALVELGGLDLPTERWPRLAQRAENDYVGAPTGIMDQSAVIRGRSGHALFLDCRTEEVEQIPFDLDAAGLAVLVVDSRAPHRHADGEYAARRKSCERAAKALGVAALRDVAAADLDAALARLDDDETRRRVRHVVTEDQRVLDTVELLRAGRVRDIGPLLTASHVSMRDDFEITVPEIDTAVEAALAAGAYGARMTGGGFGGCVLALVDADAADAVAAAVTAAYADRGFAAPGTLTVLPSPGATRLD
- the galE gene encoding UDP-glucose 4-epimerase GalE, whose amino-acid sequence is MLLDHGHEVTVLDDLRTGHREALAPEATHVDLPIHEAARVLTPDAGFDGVLHFAALIAAGESMVKPELYWHTNTVGSLALIDAVRAARVPRLVFSSTAAVYGNPTELPIPETAVKAPTNTYGATKLAVDMALTSEAVAHDLAAVSLRYFNVAGAYRHDGRSIGERHDPETHLIPLALEVAAGRRDKFQLFGDDYPTVDGTCVRDYIHVEDLARAHLLALDAATAGRHRIYNLGNGNGFTNRQVIEVVREVTGHPVPVEVAPRREGDPAELVASSALARAELGWVPQKPTLQDMVGDAWEFYRTHILEQR
- a CDS encoding hemolysin family protein; translation: MREGGGPGPRRRPPGRPRRVPGPVARTVARLVVRAADGATRLVTDLLGASPTAGREQISEAELRDLVAASTVLDPDERRIIDEVLVAGARLIREVMVPRTEVVFLATGLTVAEAERLVRAEPHTRYPVVDGTHDDVVGFVHLRDVLLRPERDPRATVGELTREVKRLPGSKRVLAALTEMRREGHHLAVVIDEYGGTAGIVTCEDLVEELVGEIHDEDAAPADPALAGLPAVVDGRLNLADFAERTGVPLPAGPYETVGGFVMAALGRLPVTGDEVPVAVDPDDAGGPAPDDPPGGWLLRVVALDGRRVSRLAVSTARLPEPRREVTAALPPVSTRPTGPS
- the trpS gene encoding tryptophan--tRNA ligase — encoded protein: MSDVPARPRVFSGIQPTADSFHLGNYLGAVRHWVALQESHDAFYCVVDLHAITAGHDPKVLKQRTRIAAAQLFAVGLDPERSTLFVQSQVPEHPQLAWVLGCITGFGEASRMTQFKDKSQKQGSERASVGLFTYPILQAADILLYQAHAVPVGEDQRQHLELSRDLAQRFNSLFGPTFTVPAPHIVKDTAKITDLQDPTAKMSKSSSSPAGIIDLLEEPARSAKKIRSAVTDTGREIVFDAEGKPGIANLLTIYSALSGRGIDDLVAAYDGKGYGDLKKDLAEVVREFVTPIQERTRAYLDDPAQLDKLLAQGAEKARAVAAPTLRTVYERIGFFPPVRFE